In the genome of Myxococcus stipitatus, one region contains:
- a CDS encoding condensation domain-containing protein — translation MDERDASRERSVPAAHDLSESRLPAHHETIEDWVVEWLALHWQMPAGAIDTRRPLVEQGLDSMAAISLANDLEQWLGLPLTLAFLWQQGTIEALARVLASPEVMFALSPVSEASEVARRNEGTTPASLGQQQLWRQLRPQPESPRFHLHFGLRFDGPLDVESLKLSLQEIVRRHEAFRTSFREEDGELLQVVAPAPRLEMPVVDLRAEHEGDPGRALNSASFRTLYDALARAPFDLQEGPLIRTALVVLTNQTHVLLVTQHRLITDGASLSVFGRELAFLYRVFHARVPSPLAPPSRQAADVARWQRQWLGCEGAHRQREYWRARLDGVPPLKLTPRGACGEGSRLGGLVCFEVPVALTAAWKALASGEGATLFTALSAVFAALLRCHSGQEDVLLGTVVANRGRRELRDVVGLLANTVALRCDLTGNPSFRELLVRHRRCTTEDLSHQELPFEEVARLCRGTREASPEVQAACVFESMATFDLAIPGLGCTLLTDTPDASVPGTARHELTLLLREDLGRLSGAFEYAADVFQPAEVERLAVGFRRLLGRLVETPDVRLDDLPLAEDMPRLG, via the coding sequence GTGGATGAACGTGACGCGTCACGCGAGCGCTCCGTGCCCGCGGCCCATGACCTGTCCGAATCCCGGCTCCCTGCCCATCACGAGACCATCGAGGACTGGGTGGTGGAGTGGCTGGCCCTCCACTGGCAGATGCCCGCGGGCGCCATCGACACGCGGCGCCCGCTGGTCGAGCAGGGGCTCGACTCGATGGCGGCCATCTCCCTGGCCAATGACCTGGAGCAGTGGCTGGGGTTGCCGCTGACGCTGGCCTTCCTCTGGCAGCAGGGCACCATCGAGGCCCTGGCGCGGGTGCTGGCCTCTCCGGAGGTGATGTTCGCGCTGTCGCCCGTGAGCGAGGCATCCGAGGTGGCGCGGCGCAACGAGGGCACCACGCCCGCTTCCCTGGGGCAACAGCAGCTCTGGAGGCAGCTTCGGCCCCAGCCCGAGAGCCCTCGCTTCCACCTGCACTTCGGCCTGCGCTTCGACGGCCCGCTGGACGTCGAGTCGCTGAAGCTCAGCCTCCAGGAAATCGTCCGCAGGCACGAGGCCTTCCGCACGTCGTTCCGGGAAGAGGACGGGGAGCTGCTGCAAGTGGTTGCCCCGGCGCCCCGGCTGGAGATGCCCGTGGTGGACCTGCGGGCCGAGCATGAGGGAGACCCGGGGCGGGCGCTCAACTCCGCGTCCTTCCGGACACTCTACGACGCGCTGGCGCGGGCCCCGTTCGACCTCCAGGAAGGGCCGCTGATTCGCACCGCGCTGGTGGTCCTGACGAACCAGACGCATGTGTTGTTGGTGACACAGCATCGGCTCATCACGGATGGCGCCTCGCTGAGTGTCTTCGGACGGGAGCTGGCGTTCCTGTATCGCGTCTTCCACGCGCGTGTGCCCTCTCCGCTGGCGCCGCCCTCCCGGCAGGCGGCGGACGTGGCCCGCTGGCAGCGGCAGTGGCTCGGCTGCGAGGGGGCGCATCGGCAGCGGGAGTACTGGCGGGCGCGACTGGATGGGGTGCCTCCGCTGAAGCTGACGCCTCGGGGCGCGTGTGGCGAGGGCTCGCGGCTGGGCGGGCTGGTGTGCTTCGAGGTCCCGGTGGCGCTGACGGCGGCGTGGAAGGCGCTGGCCAGCGGCGAGGGGGCCACGCTGTTCACCGCGCTCTCCGCCGTGTTCGCCGCGCTGCTGCGCTGTCACTCCGGACAGGAGGACGTGCTCCTGGGCACGGTGGTGGCGAACCGGGGACGCCGCGAGCTGCGCGACGTGGTGGGGCTGCTCGCGAACACGGTGGCGCTGCGCTGTGACTTGACGGGCAACCCCTCGTTCCGGGAGCTCCTGGTGCGCCACCGCCGGTGCACGACGGAGGACCTGAGCCATCAGGAGCTGCCGTTCGAGGAGGTGGCGCGGCTGTGCCGAGGCACCCGGGAGGCCTCGCCCGAGGTGCAGGCCGCGTGTGTCTTCGAGAGCATGGCGACCTTCGACCTGGCGATTCCGGGGCTGGGGTGCACGCTGCTGACGGACACGCCGGATGCCTCGGTGCCGGGCACGGCGCGGCATGAGCTGACGTTGTTGTTGCGCGAGGACCTGGGCCGGCTGAGCGGCGCCTTCGAGTACGCCGCCGACGTGTTCCAGCCCGCGGAGGTGGAGCGGCTGGCGGTGGGCTTCCGGAGGCTCCTGGGCCGCCTGGTCGAGACGCCGGATGTGCGGCTCGATGACCTGCCGCTCGCCGAGGACATGCCGCGGCTCGGCTGA
- a CDS encoding TonB-dependent receptor: protein MGRVTHADSPWDGFAGVTITVARYPGYQRQVVTDANGEYRLEDLPPGDLLVVLAHDETMTSDFRDIQLAEGQTLRLDVRLVEGPLDAMTLEWGYHKVSPPTRFRLSEDVFGRAFPELKYQRPARDQGNTVRSVDSALELAEGARVTRAGLSLHGSSGLGADYRLEGLSTVDPAFGTNALPVHSSFLEPIELSWGSTDARSGGGTGARIDATLMPTAFRVFSGSAFMSWAPGVLEGARAPLGAGDALPRATSLGNQGDLGGSFTGPIIPKRLAVFLGVAPILSRSRVGSASTPFLDQRGVQSIARLTLQSPHTAGSVDLTFITMPTERRPALAATSEVSRPPSIQDTTTQTSLALKGYLGGAEIQARVGWLHRRGDVETPFDEQEGPPTPPSWRKSTFSTDRYQASVDAERRFDLLGQHWLTAGIEAEALRYSHAVSPPDTFVQGPEVRTRGSVLRAYVQDSWSPRFSYAPDLNFGVRYDAQQILPANGGPTLHVGEQVSPRLELIVPDLIPWLDSRLFVRYGSTVSLLPLSLAERAGGNPSALVAPTSRDFFLGLQHLSFGHSQLSVTYLHRKLDAPLEGLLRSPASRARARRYEALSVVLRQEKDSNGRNFYLSYTRSNLSERGAGRVRAPFARRPLDGEGPTLFDAAVSDRPDSIRAYLLRDLPGLHKWRPKLSVSYLVESGAWMEGAPTRLPWVHTFDASVSFSYWIEYTGTVTFGLDVFNILNFQTVTRTDATGAPAEYQPPRQLRFQARYDF from the coding sequence ATGGGCAGGGTGACCCACGCGGACTCTCCCTGGGACGGCTTCGCGGGAGTCACCATCACCGTGGCTCGTTACCCCGGCTATCAGCGACAGGTTGTCACGGACGCGAACGGCGAGTACCGCCTGGAAGACCTCCCACCGGGCGACCTCCTCGTGGTCCTTGCTCACGATGAGACCATGACCTCCGACTTTCGAGACATCCAGCTCGCGGAGGGGCAGACCCTCCGCCTGGATGTGCGTCTGGTGGAAGGTCCGCTCGATGCCATGACCTTGGAATGGGGCTACCACAAGGTCTCGCCCCCCACGCGCTTCCGGCTGAGCGAGGATGTCTTCGGGCGCGCTTTCCCTGAGCTCAAGTACCAACGCCCCGCCAGGGACCAGGGCAACACCGTGCGTTCGGTCGACAGCGCCCTCGAGCTCGCCGAGGGAGCCCGTGTGACCCGCGCGGGTCTCTCCCTCCACGGTTCATCCGGGCTCGGGGCCGACTATCGATTGGAGGGGCTATCGACCGTCGACCCCGCGTTCGGCACCAACGCGTTGCCCGTCCACTCCAGCTTCCTCGAGCCCATCGAGCTCTCCTGGGGCAGCACGGACGCACGGTCCGGCGGGGGCACGGGCGCACGTATCGATGCGACGCTCATGCCGACAGCCTTTCGGGTGTTCTCGGGCTCCGCCTTCATGTCCTGGGCCCCCGGTGTCTTGGAGGGCGCACGCGCGCCCCTTGGCGCGGGTGATGCCCTGCCTCGCGCGACCTCGCTGGGGAACCAGGGGGACCTCGGAGGGAGCTTCACGGGCCCCATCATCCCCAAGAGGCTTGCCGTCTTCCTGGGGGTGGCTCCCATCCTGAGTCGCTCGCGGGTCGGTTCGGCGAGCACTCCCTTTCTGGACCAGCGCGGTGTCCAGTCCATCGCCAGGTTGACGCTCCAGTCCCCCCACACCGCTGGGAGCGTGGACCTCACCTTCATCACCATGCCCACCGAGCGGAGGCCCGCGCTCGCGGCGACCTCCGAGGTGTCTCGTCCCCCGTCCATCCAGGACACGACCACGCAGACGAGCCTCGCGCTCAAGGGGTATCTCGGGGGGGCTGAGATCCAGGCTCGCGTGGGGTGGCTCCATCGGCGAGGCGACGTGGAGACGCCGTTCGATGAACAGGAAGGGCCGCCGACGCCCCCCTCCTGGAGGAAGTCCACCTTCTCCACGGACCGCTATCAGGCGAGTGTCGACGCGGAGCGCAGGTTCGACCTGTTAGGACAACATTGGCTGACGGCTGGCATCGAAGCGGAGGCCCTGCGCTATTCCCACGCGGTGTCCCCGCCCGACACCTTCGTGCAGGGTCCCGAAGTCAGGACACGCGGCAGCGTCCTGCGCGCATATGTCCAGGATTCATGGAGTCCACGCTTTAGCTATGCACCGGACCTCAACTTCGGAGTCCGCTACGACGCGCAACAGATTCTTCCCGCGAACGGCGGCCCCACCTTGCACGTGGGAGAGCAGGTCTCTCCCCGATTGGAGCTCATCGTCCCCGACCTGATTCCGTGGCTCGATTCCCGTCTCTTCGTGAGGTACGGCTCCACGGTGTCCCTGCTCCCCCTGAGTCTCGCGGAGCGTGCCGGGGGCAACCCCTCCGCGCTCGTCGCGCCGACCTCCCGTGATTTCTTCCTCGGGTTGCAGCACCTGTCGTTTGGCCATTCACAGCTCTCGGTGACCTACCTGCATCGCAAGCTCGATGCTCCGCTGGAGGGGCTGTTGCGCAGCCCTGCTTCGCGTGCCAGGGCGCGCAGATACGAAGCCCTCAGCGTGGTCCTGCGGCAGGAGAAGGATTCCAACGGCCGCAACTTCTATCTCAGCTATACGCGCTCGAATCTGTCCGAGCGGGGAGCGGGCAGGGTGCGAGCACCCTTCGCACGGCGCCCGCTCGATGGCGAGGGGCCCACCCTCTTCGACGCCGCTGTGTCGGACCGCCCGGACTCCATCAGGGCCTACCTGCTCCGAGACCTCCCCGGCCTCCACAAGTGGAGGCCCAAGCTGAGCGTGAGCTACCTCGTGGAGTCGGGAGCGTGGATGGAAGGGGCCCCCACACGCCTGCCGTGGGTGCACACCTTCGACGCGTCCGTGTCCTTCTCGTATTGGATTGAATACACGGGAACAGTCACCTTCGGTCTGGATGTCTTCAACATCCTCAACTTCCAGACGGTCACCCGGACTGACGCCACGGGTGCCCCGGCCGAGTACCAGCCGCCGAGGCAACTCCGCTTCCAGGCTCGCTATGACTTCTAG
- a CDS encoding Na+/H+ antiporter subunit E, with protein sequence MAWKSALARVAFVCISWWALCDGDLSSITFGAPVVTAVLVVSFMLSPPREYSWRLLDIARFAVFFLVGSVQGGFDVARRALAPSLPISPVFIRYRLRLPAGAPCTVFRLTLSLMPGTLNADVLGDELVVHSLVDRGEVLQHELEDLERRVSRLFGLPPPPREATHA encoded by the coding sequence GTGGCTTGGAAGAGCGCGCTCGCGCGCGTCGCCTTCGTGTGCATCTCGTGGTGGGCCCTGTGTGACGGCGACCTGAGCAGCATCACCTTCGGCGCACCCGTGGTGACCGCCGTGCTCGTGGTCAGCTTCATGCTGAGTCCCCCGCGCGAATACTCCTGGCGACTCCTCGACATCGCGCGCTTCGCCGTCTTCTTCCTGGTGGGCTCGGTGCAAGGTGGCTTCGACGTGGCCCGGCGCGCACTGGCGCCCAGCCTGCCCATCTCCCCCGTCTTCATCCGCTACCGGTTGCGGCTCCCGGCGGGCGCCCCCTGCACCGTGTTCCGGCTCACGCTCAGCTTGATGCCGGGCACGCTGAACGCGGACGTCTTAGGGGATGAGCTGGTGGTGCACTCGCTCGTCGACCGGGGCGAGGTGCTCCAGCACGAGCTGGAGGACCTGGAGCGCCGGGTGTCTCGGCTGTTCGGTCTGCCCCCTCCTCCTCGCGAGGCCACCCATGCATGA
- a CDS encoding N,N-dimethylformamidase beta subunit family domain-containing protein, protein MGWAMVLMLGGMMVMAPVAEEGSFPGTPEWRLSQPATGAQLEGYASAVSVQRGESLGIHVRTDSPRAVTWELFRMGYYGGTGSRRMAAGGPVTVGPQPMPVADPTTGLVECRWPVSFTVRTQVAWPSGVYLLKLRREDGPQSYVFFVVRADERKGVGVVQLPVTTFQAYNTWGGESLYSTSLGLSGGHAKVVSFDRPYLDGNGAGEYFYAAHSFVMWAESKGYELSYVTNVDVDRDPSLLRGQKLFLSVGHDEYWSRPAREAVEGALASGVSLAFLGSDTSCWLIRLEGASRRRQVCYKDEAPREDPLAGTPLITVRWRNALLGEPENGLTGVMSDAWGIIPQPFVVESPEAWPFEGTQLRRGDSILGVVGYEIDREWANGATPPGFIPLARSPAISNRGEPNWHTAGLFTAPSGAFVFSSGGISWSHGLSHPRFADLRVQRITDNVLRRAGLVPTLPGDTFGAEEPRPVDRTGQAAGVSTLAGVAFQDGFVDGPVARARFRRPVGVAVDGAGNIFLADTGNHAVRRIAPDAARTVTTIAGLGTPGVGEGPGVTTALRSPQSIAVAPDGTLYVADTGNHRIVRIARDGRWTVSTFAGSREGRQGRADGVGPAARFQTPTSLVFAGGDLYVTDTFNHRLARITPQARVSTLIGSRGSGSTNGPASQARLHRPTAVAFGDGALWVVDTGNRLIRRVAMDANSTTTTVAGSAPGGFADGAGGAARFLPMSGAVHVDGRLLLTDTGNERIRVLVGGRVRTYAGSGVHGARDGTAEQATFSLPTGIAALPNGNMLVVDQGASTIRELRMPAADGGSPGPEPRITGGPFSGARAPHDVFLDGTTSTTPSPGGWIQRFRWDLGDGTTSDAAYLEHRYPQPGTYTVTLTATDGGGVSASTTQVIRVGE, encoded by the coding sequence ATGGGCTGGGCGATGGTCCTGATGTTGGGGGGAATGATGGTGATGGCTCCGGTGGCCGAAGAGGGGTCATTCCCTGGCACCCCTGAGTGGAGGTTGAGCCAGCCCGCGACGGGCGCGCAGCTGGAGGGATACGCCTCCGCGGTGAGCGTGCAGCGGGGCGAGTCCTTGGGCATCCATGTCCGGACGGACAGCCCGCGCGCGGTGACGTGGGAGCTCTTCCGCATGGGCTACTACGGAGGGACGGGCTCGCGGCGGATGGCGGCGGGAGGCCCTGTCACGGTGGGGCCACAGCCCATGCCCGTGGCGGACCCGACGACGGGACTGGTGGAGTGCCGCTGGCCGGTGAGCTTCACGGTGCGGACGCAGGTGGCGTGGCCGAGCGGGGTGTACCTGCTCAAGCTCCGCAGGGAGGACGGGCCGCAGTCGTATGTCTTCTTCGTCGTGCGCGCGGATGAGCGCAAGGGCGTGGGGGTGGTGCAGCTCCCGGTGACGACGTTCCAGGCCTACAACACGTGGGGCGGGGAGAGCCTCTATTCGACGTCGCTGGGGTTGTCGGGAGGCCACGCGAAGGTGGTCTCCTTCGACCGGCCGTACCTGGATGGCAATGGCGCGGGGGAGTACTTCTACGCCGCGCACTCCTTCGTGATGTGGGCGGAGTCGAAGGGGTACGAGCTGTCCTACGTCACGAATGTCGACGTGGACCGGGACCCGTCCCTGCTGCGGGGACAGAAGCTGTTCCTCTCGGTGGGACATGACGAGTACTGGTCTCGTCCCGCGCGCGAGGCGGTGGAGGGGGCGCTGGCGTCGGGCGTGAGTCTGGCGTTCCTGGGCAGCGACACGAGCTGCTGGCTCATCCGGTTGGAGGGCGCGTCGAGGCGGAGGCAGGTCTGTTACAAGGACGAGGCGCCTCGGGAGGACCCGCTCGCGGGCACGCCGCTCATCACGGTGCGCTGGCGCAATGCGCTCCTGGGCGAGCCGGAGAATGGCCTCACGGGCGTGATGTCCGACGCGTGGGGAATCATTCCGCAGCCCTTCGTCGTGGAGTCGCCGGAGGCGTGGCCCTTCGAGGGGACGCAGCTGCGGCGCGGGGACTCCATCCTGGGCGTGGTGGGGTATGAGATTGACCGCGAGTGGGCGAACGGGGCGACGCCGCCCGGCTTCATCCCGCTGGCGCGCTCACCGGCCATCAGCAACAGGGGCGAGCCGAACTGGCACACGGCGGGCCTCTTCACCGCGCCATCGGGGGCGTTTGTCTTCTCCAGTGGAGGCATCTCCTGGTCGCATGGGCTCTCGCATCCGCGCTTCGCGGACCTGCGGGTGCAGCGCATCACCGACAACGTGCTGCGCAGGGCGGGGCTGGTGCCCACGTTGCCGGGGGACACATTCGGGGCGGAGGAGCCTCGGCCGGTGGACCGGACGGGGCAGGCCGCGGGGGTCTCCACGCTGGCGGGTGTCGCGTTCCAGGATGGGTTCGTGGATGGGCCGGTGGCGCGGGCGCGCTTTCGCAGGCCGGTGGGCGTGGCCGTGGATGGGGCGGGGAACATCTTCTTGGCGGACACGGGGAACCATGCGGTGCGGAGAATCGCGCCGGACGCGGCCCGCACCGTGACGACCATCGCGGGCCTGGGGACGCCCGGAGTGGGAGAGGGGCCGGGGGTGACGACGGCGCTGCGCTCGCCGCAGTCCATCGCGGTGGCGCCGGATGGGACGCTGTATGTGGCGGACACGGGGAACCATCGCATCGTGCGCATCGCCCGGGATGGGCGATGGACGGTGAGCACGTTCGCGGGTTCGAGGGAGGGGCGGCAGGGGCGGGCGGATGGGGTGGGGCCGGCCGCGCGGTTCCAGACGCCCACGAGCCTCGTGTTCGCGGGGGGAGATTTGTATGTGACGGACACGTTCAACCACCGGCTCGCGCGCATCACGCCCCAGGCGCGGGTGAGCACGTTGATTGGCTCACGGGGCTCGGGCAGCACGAACGGACCGGCGAGCCAGGCGAGGCTTCATCGGCCCACGGCGGTGGCGTTTGGGGATGGAGCGCTGTGGGTGGTGGACACGGGGAACCGGCTCATCCGCAGGGTGGCGATGGATGCGAATTCCACCACGACGACGGTGGCGGGGAGCGCGCCGGGTGGCTTCGCGGATGGGGCTGGAGGCGCGGCTCGGTTCCTGCCGATGTCGGGGGCGGTGCACGTCGATGGCCGGCTGTTGTTGACGGACACGGGGAACGAGCGAATCCGGGTGCTGGTGGGAGGGCGGGTTCGGACCTATGCGGGTTCGGGCGTGCATGGTGCGCGGGATGGGACGGCGGAGCAGGCCACGTTCAGCCTGCCCACGGGCATCGCCGCGCTGCCGAATGGAAACATGCTGGTGGTGGACCAGGGGGCGTCGACGATTCGCGAGCTGCGGATGCCCGCCGCCGATGGCGGGAGCCCGGGTCCCGAGCCGCGCATCACCGGAGGTCCGTTCTCGGGTGCGCGTGCGCCGCATGACGTGTTCCTGGACGGGACCACGAGCACGACGCCGAGCCCGGGTGGTTGGATTCAGCGCTTCCGGTGGGACCTGGGGGACGGCACGACGTCCGACGCGGCGTACCTGGAGCATCGCTATCCGCAACCGGGCACCTACACCGTGACGCTGACGGCGACGGATGGCGGAGGCGTGAGTGCCTCCACCACCCAGGTCATCCGCGTGGGGGAGTAG
- a CDS encoding TonB-dependent receptor: MSCAGLSLHGASALETDYRLDGLSTVDPAFGTHALPLHSGFLSDIDLSWSGMDARSGSATGARIDAMSTPTYFKRFSGSAFISWTPGALEGTRESLGDGDVGPRMMSLENLGDLGGTFTGPIIPKRLAVFLGVAPTLSRARISSASSPFRDQRGVQAVARLTLKPKDLPGHLDLAFITAPTEASRPASVHSTTSRTSLAFTNDSGATRFQVKVGWLQRKGDMEALLDAQAAPPPTDAPWSSPSFSTDRFQASAQVERRLTLVGRHRLSAGLDAEALRYAHATSPLDTGAAVPGPEVRTHGSVLGAYVQDSWEPAWYFLPDVTVGVRYDAQRVLPSEGGPSMHLGEQVSPRLELVFAEPLPWFASRLVARYGSTVSLLPLSLVERAKENPSALVAPTSHDFLLSLQLLVGPSRSKLSMTYLHRRLEAPLDGLLRNPGARATGRGYDGLTVVLQEESGFESFRFYLSYTRSRLTEKGTGRVRAPVAQPTLLDAAVSDRPDSLKLYVLRDFSAFHSWRPVLSVSYLGESGAWMEGAPKRLRSVHTVDVSATLWRLVDHTGLLTLGLDVSNVFNFQAVTRTDATGAPAAYQPPRQLRFQARYAF; this comes from the coding sequence GTGTCCTGCGCGGGCCTCTCGCTCCATGGCGCCTCCGCGCTCGAAACCGACTATCGACTGGATGGCTTGTCGACCGTCGACCCCGCGTTCGGTACCCATGCACTGCCGCTCCACTCCGGCTTCCTCTCGGACATCGACCTGTCCTGGAGCGGGATGGATGCAAGGTCCGGCAGCGCCACGGGCGCCCGCATCGACGCCATGAGCACCCCGACCTACTTCAAGAGGTTCTCGGGCTCCGCCTTCATCTCCTGGACACCTGGTGCCTTGGAGGGCACGCGTGAGTCTTTGGGGGATGGAGACGTCGGGCCTCGCATGATGTCGCTGGAGAACCTTGGCGACCTGGGAGGGACCTTCACGGGCCCCATCATCCCCAAGCGGCTGGCGGTCTTCCTGGGCGTGGCCCCCACCTTGAGCCGCGCGCGTATCAGCTCAGCATCCTCTCCCTTCAGGGACCAGCGCGGCGTCCAGGCCGTCGCCAGGCTGACGCTCAAGCCCAAGGACCTCCCCGGTCATCTGGACCTCGCCTTCATCACCGCGCCCACCGAGGCGTCACGGCCCGCGTCCGTCCACAGCACGACCTCGCGGACGAGCCTCGCATTCACGAACGACTCCGGAGCGACTCGGTTCCAGGTGAAGGTGGGGTGGCTCCAGCGGAAAGGCGACATGGAGGCCCTGCTCGATGCGCAGGCGGCACCACCGCCGACCGATGCCCCCTGGTCGAGCCCCTCCTTCTCCACGGACCGCTTTCAGGCGAGCGCTCAAGTCGAGCGCCGGCTCACCCTCGTGGGGCGCCATCGGCTGTCGGCTGGTCTCGATGCGGAGGCGCTGCGCTATGCCCATGCGACGTCTCCACTGGACACGGGCGCTGCCGTACCGGGCCCCGAAGTCAGGACACATGGCAGTGTCCTGGGCGCATACGTCCAGGACTCATGGGAGCCAGCCTGGTACTTCCTCCCGGACGTCACCGTTGGCGTTCGCTACGACGCGCAACGCGTTCTTCCCTCGGAGGGAGGACCCTCCATGCACTTGGGGGAGCAGGTCTCTCCTCGGCTGGAGCTCGTCTTCGCCGAGCCGCTTCCGTGGTTCGCCTCTCGCCTGGTCGCGAGGTACGGCTCCACGGTGTCCCTGCTTCCGCTGAGCCTGGTGGAGCGGGCGAAGGAGAACCCTTCCGCGCTGGTCGCGCCCACCTCCCATGACTTCCTCCTCTCGCTGCAACTCCTGGTGGGGCCCTCCCGGTCAAAGCTCTCGATGACCTACCTGCATCGCAGGCTCGAGGCGCCCCTGGATGGGCTGCTGCGCAACCCCGGCGCTCGCGCCACGGGGCGCGGATACGACGGACTCACCGTGGTGCTTCAAGAGGAGAGCGGCTTCGAGTCCTTCCGCTTCTATCTCAGCTATACGCGCTCAAGGCTGACCGAGAAGGGCACGGGGCGGGTGCGAGCTCCGGTCGCGCAGCCCACGCTCCTCGACGCCGCTGTGTCGGACCGCCCCGACTCCCTCAAGCTCTACGTCCTCCGAGACTTTTCCGCCTTCCACTCGTGGCGCCCCGTGCTGAGTGTGAGCTATCTCGGAGAGTCGGGCGCTTGGATGGAGGGGGCCCCGAAACGCCTGCGCAGCGTGCACACCGTGGATGTATCCGCGACCCTCTGGCGTCTCGTGGACCACACCGGGCTGCTCACCCTCGGCTTGGATGTCTCGAATGTCTTCAACTTCCAAGCCGTCACGAGGACAGACGCCACGGGTGCCCCGGCCGCGTACCAGCCACCGAGGCAACTCCGCTTCCAGGCGCGCTATGCCTTCTAG
- a CDS encoding carbonic anhydrase has product MPSYEQIFENNRRWSADKTKNDPHYFERLSAEHNPEYLYIGCSDSRVPANEIMGVEPGDVFVHRNVANLVNNVDLNVMSVINYAVRHLSVKRIIVCGHYGCQGVKAAMQPRDLGILNPWLRNVRDVYRLHKAELDALKDPEARYARLVELNVTEQCISIIKTAAVQRAYVETGFPTVHGWVFDMRSGLLRDLELDFPKLLRDVQEVYNLTDKDTIF; this is encoded by the coding sequence GTGCCTTCCTACGAACAGATTTTCGAGAACAACCGTCGCTGGTCCGCCGACAAGACGAAGAACGACCCGCACTACTTCGAGCGGCTGTCCGCGGAACACAACCCCGAGTACCTCTACATCGGCTGCTCGGACAGCCGGGTGCCCGCCAACGAAATCATGGGCGTGGAGCCCGGGGACGTCTTCGTCCACCGCAACGTCGCGAACCTGGTCAACAACGTCGACCTGAACGTGATGTCGGTCATCAACTACGCCGTGCGCCACCTGTCGGTGAAGCGCATCATCGTCTGCGGCCACTACGGCTGCCAGGGCGTGAAGGCGGCGATGCAGCCCCGGGACCTGGGCATCCTCAACCCGTGGCTGCGCAACGTGCGGGACGTGTACCGCCTGCACAAGGCGGAGCTGGACGCGCTGAAGGACCCGGAGGCCCGCTACGCGCGGCTGGTGGAGCTCAACGTCACCGAGCAGTGCATCAGCATCATCAAGACCGCCGCCGTGCAGCGCGCCTACGTGGAGACGGGCTTCCCCACCGTCCACGGCTGGGTGTTCGACATGCGCTCGGGCCTGCTCAGGGACCTGGAGCTGGACTTCCCCAAGCTGCTGCGCGACGTGCAGGAGGTCTACAACCTCACGGACAAGGACACGATCTTCTAG
- the mnhG gene encoding monovalent cation/H(+) antiporter subunit G: MTVLNVLSALFLLAGAGFCLAGTVGVLRFPDVYCRLHALTKVDNLGLGLVVVGLSLEAGSWATALKLFLVWFLVLISSAFTCQLIARAALRRGVGAWGGSRES, from the coding sequence ATGACCGTCCTGAACGTCCTCTCCGCGCTCTTCCTCCTCGCGGGCGCCGGCTTCTGTCTGGCGGGCACCGTGGGGGTGCTGCGCTTCCCGGACGTCTACTGCCGGCTCCACGCCCTCACCAAGGTCGACAACCTGGGGCTCGGCCTCGTGGTCGTGGGTCTGTCGCTCGAAGCGGGCTCGTGGGCGACGGCGCTCAAGCTGTTCCTCGTCTGGTTCTTGGTCCTCATCTCCAGCGCCTTCACCTGCCAGCTCATCGCGCGCGCGGCGCTCCGCCGAGGCGTCGGGGCCTGGGGAGGCTCGCGCGAGTCATGA
- a CDS encoding DUF4365 domain-containing protein, with the protein MRKEEFSRAFLHAICAPAGFGVSRVDVDVDGVDATVSTSRAFHKKAPKLDVQLKCTASFVWREHGFSHVLPVRNYELLRGDQDSSPRILVVVLVPKECVDWVVHSELSTVLMHCGYWHSLRDAPPPERAEQQDITVHIKKSQLLTVDALVDMMRRIGDGEAP; encoded by the coding sequence ATGCGGAAGGAAGAATTTAGTCGTGCGTTCCTTCATGCTATCTGTGCACCTGCAGGATTCGGAGTTAGTCGCGTTGATGTTGATGTTGATGGAGTAGACGCGACAGTGTCGACAAGTAGAGCTTTTCACAAGAAGGCACCAAAGCTTGATGTGCAGCTCAAGTGCACGGCGTCGTTTGTGTGGCGTGAACATGGTTTTTCCCATGTGTTGCCAGTAAGAAATTACGAACTTCTACGAGGGGATCAGGATAGCTCACCAAGAATTCTGGTTGTAGTTCTGGTTCCAAAGGAGTGCGTCGACTGGGTTGTGCACTCCGAGTTGTCTACTGTATTGATGCACTGTGGGTATTGGCATTCGCTGCGTGATGCTCCGCCTCCCGAGCGTGCAGAACAACAAGACATCACGGTGCATATCAAAAAAAGTCAGTTACTCACTGTTGATGCTCTTGTTGATATGATGCGGCGCATCGGAGACGGGGAGGCTCCGTGA
- a CDS encoding monovalent cation/H+ antiporter complex subunit F, with protein MHELRTGVAFFLFLTLLAGLVRVIRGPTLTDRFIVAQLFGTTGVGVLVLLAADGDRGALRDVALIFALLAPVTVVAFVRFAIGDPPEASREEPRR; from the coding sequence ATGCATGAGCTGCGCACGGGCGTGGCGTTCTTCCTGTTCCTCACCCTCCTCGCGGGGCTGGTGCGAGTCATCCGAGGCCCCACGCTGACGGACCGCTTCATCGTGGCGCAGCTGTTCGGCACCACGGGCGTGGGAGTCCTCGTCCTGCTCGCCGCGGATGGAGACCGGGGCGCGCTGCGAGACGTGGCCCTCATCTTCGCGCTGCTCGCCCCCGTCACCGTGGTGGCCTTCGTGCGCTTCGCCATCGGCGACCCTCCGGAGGCGTCACGAGAGGAGCCGAGGCGATGA